In Candidatus Defluviibacterium haderslevense, the following are encoded in one genomic region:
- a CDS encoding GatB/YqeY domain-containing protein, with protein sequence MGFIDIINNDLKEAMKAKNETGLRGIRAIKAAILLANTDGSGLDLTEERGIQIVQKLVKQRRESLEIYEKQGRQDLAQIERDEIDVISKYLPAQLSEAELRTVITEIINQLGAKSPSDMGKVMGAATQKLAGKADGKAISALVKEILATAS encoded by the coding sequence ATGGGTTTTATAGATATCATAAACAATGATTTAAAAGAGGCCATGAAAGCCAAAAATGAGACAGGACTTAGGGGTATACGTGCCATCAAAGCTGCCATCTTGTTAGCTAATACTGATGGATCAGGGTTGGATTTAACTGAAGAAAGAGGTATTCAGATTGTTCAAAAGCTGGTCAAACAGCGTCGGGAATCCCTCGAAATTTATGAAAAGCAAGGTCGACAGGATTTAGCTCAAATTGAACGAGATGAAATTGATGTTATTAGTAAATATCTTCCTGCCCAACTTTCCGAAGCAGAATTAAGAACTGTTATTACAGAAATTATAAACCAATTAGGTGCTAAAAGTCCTTCTGATATGGGAAAAGTTATGGGTGCAGCTACACAAAAACTTGCTGGGAAAGCAGATGGAAAGGCTATTTCAGCATTAGTAAAGGAAATACTAGCAACTGCCTCCTAA
- a CDS encoding oligopeptide transporter, OPT family, which translates to MENQSVKQFKPFVDPNISMPEFTVKAIILGVLFGVIFGASTVYLALKAGLTVSASIPIAVLAISLGKRFLGTTILENNIIQTTGSAGESIAAGVVFTLPAFLFLSDPNSGAVHFQYWTIFTLAVFGGVLGTLMMIPLRRSLIVKEHDTLPYPEGTACAQVLIAGEKGGDFAKSAFYGLGFAMIYAIFQKVFHIISELPSWGTQQMNKYFPSAVVSSEITPEYLGVGYIIGPKIAGVLVAGGIMASLGLIPLLSYLVAPDVIAAQLAKLNLLDTSLPSARFGWDPVTHTMGNTAEAVYRAYIRQIGAGAVAAGGFITLLKTIPTIVSSFKESISSMKEKTVGGVLRTEDDLSFKVVLFGSLALVLLMAVLPQIPGTSIISKLLIGILIIVFGFFFVTVSSRIVGIIGSSNNPISGMTIATIMGTALIFIAVGWTGKVYEPMALVIGGMICIAAANAGATSQDLKTGYLIGATPRYQQLALFIGAIFSSIVIGFTVKYLDTPTAEMAARGITHAIGEKYAAPQATLMATLIKGLLSFNLDWTFVLCGVFIAIVVELCQVKALSFAVGLYLPLSTTLPIFIGGAIKGLVDWRASRKNVSAEDAELGKGSLFATGLVAGGALAGVIVALLTVNEGIANAIAPWSAEHGIVDTFGQNGYHILGVLFFAFMGWILYKIATRDK; encoded by the coding sequence ATGGAAAACCAATCAGTTAAACAGTTTAAGCCTTTTGTAGATCCTAATATCTCAATGCCTGAATTTACAGTTAAGGCAATCATATTGGGTGTACTTTTTGGGGTGATTTTTGGTGCATCAACAGTCTATCTTGCCTTAAAAGCAGGTTTAACGGTATCTGCTTCAATTCCAATAGCTGTTTTAGCTATTTCTTTAGGAAAAAGATTCTTAGGAACTACCATTCTAGAAAATAATATTATTCAAACTACAGGGTCTGCAGGTGAATCTATTGCCGCGGGAGTAGTTTTTACCTTGCCGGCATTTCTATTCCTTTCAGATCCAAATTCTGGCGCTGTTCATTTTCAATATTGGACTATTTTCACATTAGCTGTATTTGGAGGAGTTCTTGGAACTTTAATGATGATTCCTTTAAGGCGGTCGTTAATTGTTAAAGAACACGATACACTGCCTTATCCCGAAGGAACAGCCTGTGCCCAAGTCCTTATTGCCGGGGAAAAAGGTGGCGACTTTGCGAAAAGTGCCTTTTATGGATTAGGGTTCGCCATGATATATGCTATTTTTCAAAAGGTATTTCATATCATTTCCGAACTTCCTTCTTGGGGTACCCAACAAATGAATAAATATTTTCCTTCAGCTGTAGTTAGTAGTGAAATCACTCCTGAATATCTGGGTGTAGGCTATATTATTGGTCCAAAAATAGCTGGTGTTCTTGTTGCTGGTGGGATTATGGCTTCTTTAGGTTTGATTCCTTTGCTTTCTTATTTAGTAGCACCCGATGTCATTGCAGCTCAACTGGCAAAATTAAATTTATTAGATACTTCACTACCAAGTGCTCGTTTTGGTTGGGATCCAGTAACTCACACTATGGGAAATACAGCTGAAGCTGTATACCGCGCCTATATTCGACAAATTGGTGCTGGCGCAGTTGCCGCTGGAGGATTTATAACGCTATTAAAAACAATACCAACAATTGTTTCATCTTTTAAAGAAAGCATAAGTTCCATGAAAGAAAAAACGGTTGGAGGTGTGCTTAGAACCGAAGATGATTTGTCCTTCAAAGTAGTACTTTTTGGTTCGCTAGCGCTTGTTTTATTAATGGCTGTTCTTCCTCAAATTCCAGGAACTTCTATCATAAGCAAACTGCTAATTGGCATTTTAATAATAGTTTTCGGATTTTTCTTTGTTACCGTATCAAGCAGAATTGTAGGAATAATTGGTTCAAGTAATAATCCAATTTCAGGGATGACCATTGCAACAATTATGGGAACTGCACTAATCTTCATAGCCGTTGGTTGGACCGGTAAAGTTTATGAACCAATGGCTTTAGTTATTGGAGGTATGATTTGTATTGCAGCAGCTAATGCCGGAGCTACTTCACAAGATCTCAAAACGGGTTATTTAATTGGAGCGACTCCTCGCTATCAACAACTAGCACTATTTATAGGTGCTATTTTTTCATCCATAGTTATTGGCTTTACAGTTAAATACCTTGATACACCAACTGCTGAAATGGCCGCAAGAGGAATTACACATGCAATTGGTGAAAAATATGCAGCACCCCAAGCTACTTTGATGGCAACTTTAATTAAAGGTCTGCTATCTTTTAACTTGGATTGGACTTTTGTTTTATGTGGCGTTTTTATTGCTATTGTGGTTGAATTGTGCCAAGTCAAAGCGTTATCATTTGCAGTCGGTTTATACTTACCATTGTCGACTACCCTTCCAATTTTTATAGGTGGCGCTATAAAGGGTCTTGTGGATTGGAGAGCTAGTCGAAAAAACGTTTCTGCAGAGGATGCTGAATTAGGAAAAGGAAGTCTATTCGCAACTGGATTGGTTGCTGGTGGGGCTTTAGCTGGAGTCATTGTAGCACTTTTAACGGTAAATGAAGGCATTGCTAACGCTATTGCACCTTGGAGCGCAGAACATGGTATCGTAGACACGTTTGGTCAGAATGGTTATCATATTTTAGGCGTGTTGTTTTTTGCATTTATGGGATGGATCTTGTATAAGATTGCTACAAGAGACAAATAA
- a CDS encoding T9SS type A sorting domain-containing protein yields the protein MRLTISFFCLLIFVSSLYSQHSVARIWNEAQLSAIRKDLGRPTVQARNLFHVSVAMYDAWAVFDTIAETYLLGKNVQGFECPFNGFTIPTDINKARDEAISYAAYKLLHQKYKRSPNYLTETKFKFNALFNSLGYDTTYTSMDYSTGSAAALGNYIAQCLIDYGMQDGANEVNNYANSFYQVSNPPLIVAQPGNPRISNPNRWQPLTLEIFIDQNGNVIPGNTPGFLSPEWGKVNPFALDLNTRKRYVRNNSGYFVYHDPGAPPYLDTSMITPKSEEYQWNFGLVASWSGHLDPKDSVMWDISPASSGNIQHYPTNPSEYKDFYNFNEGGDPGKGYSVNPKTGLPYTPQIVPRGDYTRALAEFWADGPNSETPPGHWFTVFNYVSDHPDTKKHFNGKGPILSDLEWDIKGYLTLGGSVHDAAITAWALKGWYDYVRPISSIRKMSDLGQSSDTLLPRYHPGGIKLVPGHIELVQIGDSLAGPNNINVNKIKLYAWRGSNFITNPLTDEAGTGWILAENWVPYQRPTFVTPPFAGYISGHSTFSRTSAEILTEFTGDPFFPGGMSQFQVKKNEFLVFEDGPSVDLTLQWATYRDASDQCSLSRIWGGIHPPVDDIPGRFIGMEISKESFIKAKNLFYNDDDQDGYYSYEDCDDHNDQIHPGVIEICDGLDNDCDGMIDDSLSLYRYFKDADGDGFGDLSQFVDTCRNMVLAGYVINYLDCNDNNPNSNPGAIEVCDGIDNDCDGMIDDSLKIYHYYPDLDHDGFGDGTLGFDTCVIPPFEGFVFDHSDCDDNNSLINPLAIEKCDLIDNDCDGLIDDSLQIFRYYLDADGDGYGNPMLLIDTCAPNTFGQYVENDLDCNDNDSKINPGSPEVCDGIDNNCDRKIDNNLQQFRFYQDKDGDGFGNINIFFDVCVNTPIQGFVMDFTDCDDSNKNINPIATEICDGMDNNCDGEVDETFLHYRYYQDVDKDGYGDVIHFVDVCNSSPITGYVNDSTDCNDLNPFIFPKASELCDGFDNDCDGSIDELLKKIRYYQDKDRDGFGAQNSFIDTCFEDGIYGYVENELDCDDLNPAIHPGAKEKLDSIDNDCNGLIDENIVNNQELYANTIQIYPNPFQNNLSIYSTLVQNISYKIYNINGNLVSHEFIILSNKTKNINLEHLNSGVYMIVLSDENNQLISQKRIVKIN from the coding sequence ATGAGACTAACAATTAGTTTTTTTTGCTTACTGATATTTGTATCATCTCTTTATTCTCAACATTCAGTTGCAAGAATTTGGAATGAAGCTCAATTATCTGCCATCAGAAAAGATTTAGGAAGACCAACCGTTCAGGCAAGAAATTTATTTCATGTTTCAGTAGCTATGTATGATGCATGGGCAGTATTTGATACCATTGCAGAAACCTACCTTTTAGGCAAAAATGTACAAGGTTTTGAGTGTCCCTTTAATGGATTCACCATTCCTACTGACATAAACAAAGCTCGGGATGAAGCTATAAGCTATGCAGCTTACAAACTATTACACCAAAAATATAAACGCTCTCCAAATTATTTAACAGAAACTAAATTTAAGTTCAATGCCTTGTTTAATAGCCTAGGTTATGATACTACTTATACATCAATGGACTATTCGACAGGTTCAGCAGCAGCACTTGGCAATTATATAGCTCAATGTCTAATTGATTACGGTATGCAAGACGGTGCTAATGAAGTCAATAATTATGCAAATTCTTTCTATCAAGTTTCTAACCCACCTTTGATCGTTGCACAGCCGGGAAACCCAAGAATTTCTAATCCAAATAGGTGGCAACCACTTACTTTGGAAATTTTCATCGACCAAAATGGAAATGTAATTCCTGGAAACACTCCAGGATTTTTAAGTCCAGAATGGGGAAAAGTAAACCCTTTTGCATTGGATTTAAACACCAGAAAACGTTATGTTAGAAATAACAGTGGTTATTTCGTTTACCATGATCCTGGAGCTCCTCCTTACCTCGACACATCTATGATAACTCCTAAATCTGAAGAATATCAATGGAATTTTGGATTGGTTGCATCCTGGTCAGGCCACTTGGACCCCAAGGATAGTGTAATGTGGGATATTTCACCTGCATCTTCAGGAAATATTCAACATTATCCTACCAATCCTTCTGAATATAAAGATTTTTATAATTTTAACGAAGGAGGAGATCCTGGCAAAGGTTATTCAGTAAATCCAAAAACGGGATTGCCATACACACCACAAATTGTTCCAAGAGGAGACTATACTCGCGCATTAGCTGAATTCTGGGCAGATGGGCCAAATTCTGAAACACCTCCTGGTCATTGGTTTACAGTCTTCAATTATGTATCTGATCATCCGGACACTAAAAAACATTTCAATGGTAAAGGGCCAATTTTATCCGATTTAGAATGGGACATCAAAGGATATTTAACTTTAGGTGGGTCCGTACATGATGCCGCAATAACTGCTTGGGCTTTAAAAGGTTGGTATGATTACGTTAGACCCATCTCCTCCATTAGAAAAATGTCTGATTTAGGTCAAAGTTCTGATACTTTATTGCCTAGGTACCATCCTGGTGGAATAAAATTAGTCCCTGGCCACATTGAACTTGTACAAATAGGAGATTCTTTGGCAGGTCCGAATAATATTAATGTCAATAAAATAAAGTTATATGCTTGGAGAGGATCTAATTTCATAACTAATCCATTAACAGATGAAGCTGGAACGGGTTGGATTTTAGCAGAAAACTGGGTCCCATATCAGCGCCCAACCTTCGTAACACCACCTTTTGCAGGTTATATTTCAGGACATTCTACGTTTTCAAGAACATCAGCTGAAATTTTGACCGAATTTACCGGTGATCCTTTTTTCCCAGGAGGAATGTCCCAATTCCAAGTTAAGAAAAATGAATTTTTAGTTTTTGAAGATGGCCCTAGTGTTGATTTAACACTGCAATGGGCTACATACCGGGATGCCTCTGACCAATGCAGCCTTTCTAGAATTTGGGGAGGGATTCATCCACCAGTTGATGATATTCCTGGAAGATTTATAGGTATGGAAATTAGTAAAGAATCATTCATCAAAGCAAAAAACTTATTTTATAATGATGATGATCAAGATGGATATTACAGTTATGAAGATTGTGATGATCATAATGATCAGATTCATCCGGGTGTTATTGAGATTTGTGACGGCTTAGATAATGATTGCGATGGTATGATTGATGATAGTTTATCTCTTTATAGATATTTCAAAGATGCTGATGGTGATGGATTTGGAGATTTGAGTCAATTTGTAGACACTTGTCGTAATATGGTATTAGCAGGATATGTTATAAACTATTTAGATTGTAATGACAACAATCCAAATTCTAATCCAGGTGCAATTGAAGTTTGCGATGGTATAGATAACGATTGCGATGGTATGATCGATGATAGTCTTAAAATATACCATTATTATCCAGATTTGGATCATGATGGTTTTGGAGATGGCACATTAGGTTTTGACACTTGCGTAATACCCCCATTCGAAGGTTTTGTTTTTGACCATTCAGATTGTGATGACAATAATAGTTTAATTAACCCATTGGCAATTGAAAAATGTGATTTAATTGATAATGATTGTGATGGATTGATTGATGATTCACTGCAAATATTTAGATATTATTTAGATGCAGATGGAGACGGGTATGGAAATCCAATGCTCTTGATTGATACTTGTGCTCCAAATACTTTTGGACAATATGTTGAAAATGATTTAGACTGTAATGACAATGATTCCAAAATAAATCCTGGAAGTCCTGAAGTATGTGATGGAATAGATAATAATTGTGATCGTAAAATAGACAATAACTTACAGCAGTTTAGATTTTATCAAGACAAAGATGGAGATGGGTTTGGGAATATAAATATCTTTTTTGATGTCTGCGTAAATACACCTATACAAGGTTTTGTTATGGATTTTACAGATTGTGATGATTCAAACAAAAACATCAACCCAATTGCAACAGAAATTTGTGATGGAATGGACAATAATTGTGATGGGGAAGTTGATGAAACTTTTTTGCATTATAGATATTATCAAGATGTCGATAAAGACGGATATGGTGATGTCATTCATTTTGTAGATGTTTGTAACAGCTCACCAATTACGGGATATGTTAACGACAGCACTGATTGCAATGATTTAAATCCATTTATATTTCCTAAAGCATCTGAATTGTGTGATGGCTTTGATAATGATTGTGATGGATCAATTGATGAATTATTGAAAAAAATTAGATATTATCAAGATAAAGATAGAGATGGTTTTGGTGCTCAAAATAGTTTCATTGATACATGTTTTGAAGATGGCATTTATGGATATGTTGAAAATGAACTTGACTGTGATGATTTAAATCCTGCTATACATCCGGGTGCTAAGGAAAAATTAGATAGTATTGATAATGATTGCAATGGTCTAATTGATGAAAATATTGTAAATAATCAAGAATTATATGCAAATACAATCCAAATTTATCCTAACCCATTCCAAAACAACTTGAGTATTTATTCTACTTTGGTTCAAAATATATCTTACAAAATTTATAATATAAATGGAAATTTAGTAAGCCATGAATTTATAATTCTGAGTAATAAAACTAAAAATATCAATTTAGAACATTTGAATTCAGGGGTATATATGATTGTATTGAGTGATGAAAATAATCAACTCATTAGTCAAAAAAGAATTGTGAAAATAAATTAA
- a CDS encoding S8 family serine peptidase: protein MKVLKYPLIFIFSLVLLNAQEHKISTKILEKLKNENAVDVLLYLKHQSNLSGLNAEWSKEQKGQYVHQQLIQTAQTYQINIIEKLKSLGVSFKSFYIINAIHTQLNKEQIIELARMNEIDRILYDENYTVEPTLDQTALQLQSRGPNVTWGIQRIGADLVWNLGYEGQGVTVAGEDTGYRWDLPGIKSKYRGWNGTSVDHNYNWHDGVHKISPLSSDSLNPCGLSLKEPCDDHGHGSHTMGTMTGRTDDEWYGIAPKAKWIGCRNMERGNGAPSTYIECFEFFLAPTDLDGNNPKPELAPHVINNSWYCSKDEGCDTSNFRLMQQVIINLRKAGIVVVVSAGNDGQSCGTIANPPAMFEESFVVGSFAINDTISNFSSIGPVKIDGSNRIKPNVVAPGSDVVSQVLDGSFQAWNGTSMAGPHVAGLVALIISANPSLAGKVEVIEDIIEMTARYQESNTTCDSFQNNAIPNHVYGFGKIQADAAVRRAIILKAEDEQKIKFGLSISPNPARQNILIKTTKEHQSQTLQIFNLLGTLIYEKPIFNETTNLDISHLIPSAYVIKIKNTNAQLVWIKE from the coding sequence ATGAAAGTCCTTAAATATCCCCTAATATTTATTTTTAGTTTAGTTTTACTAAATGCCCAAGAACATAAAATTTCTACAAAAATTTTAGAAAAACTTAAAAATGAAAATGCAGTAGATGTTTTGTTGTATTTAAAGCATCAATCCAATCTTTCAGGTCTAAATGCAGAATGGTCCAAAGAACAAAAAGGTCAATATGTTCATCAACAATTGATTCAAACTGCTCAAACCTATCAAATCAATATTATAGAAAAACTCAAAAGTTTAGGTGTAAGTTTTAAATCATTCTATATTATCAATGCAATACATACTCAATTGAATAAAGAACAGATAATTGAACTTGCAAGGATGAACGAAATTGATCGAATACTATATGATGAAAATTATACTGTTGAACCTACTCTGGATCAAACCGCTTTACAACTCCAAAGCAGAGGACCAAATGTTACTTGGGGGATCCAAAGAATTGGTGCAGATTTAGTATGGAATTTAGGATACGAAGGTCAAGGTGTTACCGTTGCTGGAGAAGATACCGGATATCGCTGGGATTTGCCTGGTATAAAATCAAAATATCGTGGCTGGAACGGAACAAGTGTGGACCACAACTACAATTGGCATGATGGTGTTCACAAAATAAGTCCCCTAAGCTCTGATTCTCTCAATCCTTGTGGATTAAGTTTGAAAGAGCCGTGTGACGATCATGGACATGGATCTCATACTATGGGAACCATGACAGGCAGAACAGACGACGAATGGTATGGCATTGCTCCAAAAGCAAAATGGATTGGATGTCGTAATATGGAAAGAGGAAATGGTGCTCCATCAACCTATATTGAATGTTTTGAATTTTTCTTGGCTCCAACCGATTTAGATGGAAATAATCCAAAGCCAGAACTTGCTCCTCATGTAATTAACAACAGTTGGTACTGTAGTAAAGATGAAGGTTGCGATACCTCAAATTTCAGATTAATGCAACAAGTAATCATCAATTTAAGAAAAGCGGGAATCGTCGTTGTAGTTTCTGCCGGAAATGATGGTCAATCATGTGGTACAATCGCTAATCCACCCGCAATGTTTGAAGAAAGTTTTGTCGTTGGCTCTTTTGCCATAAATGACACAATCAGTAACTTTAGTAGTATTGGCCCGGTCAAAATAGATGGTAGTAATCGAATAAAACCAAATGTGGTTGCTCCCGGTTCAGACGTAGTTTCACAAGTTTTAGATGGAAGTTTTCAAGCTTGGAATGGTACAAGTATGGCTGGACCGCATGTGGCTGGTTTAGTAGCCTTAATCATTAGCGCCAATCCTTCACTTGCAGGCAAAGTTGAGGTCATCGAAGATATTATAGAAATGACCGCAAGATATCAAGAGTCAAATACAACTTGTGATAGTTTTCAAAATAACGCCATTCCCAATCATGTTTACGGATTTGGAAAAATTCAAGCTGATGCCGCAGTAAGAAGGGCAATAATATTAAAAGCTGAAGACGAACAAAAAATTAAATTTGGTTTAAGCATTTCGCCTAATCCGGCACGTCAAAATATTTTAATTAAAACAACCAAAGAACACCAATCACAAACATTACAAATATTCAATTTATTAGGTACCCTAATTTATGAAAAACCTATTTTTAATGAAACTACAAATTTAGATATATCCCATTTAATACCATCAGCATATGTTATTAAAATTAAAAATACAAATGCACAATTAGTTTGGATTAAAGAATAA
- a CDS encoding rhodanese-related sulfurtransferase: protein MAEILYNKINREVLIQNMLQSKELRTTLSFYRYVNIPNPWLFRDHFYTILSSINVLGRIYLAHEGINGQISVPTERLNEFKNKLNEIEYLKNIRLNIAIEDNGKSFFKLKIKVRNKIVADGLSDLHFDASKSGKHLNAIEFNELTDQLDTIVVDMRNHYESEVGKFENALTPDVSTFREALPTVAAILEDKKDQHIVMYCTGGIRCEKASAYMKHLGFNNVYQLDGGIIEYTNQIKSLGIKNKFIGKNFVFDERLGERISETIISTCHQCGNPSDRHVNCLNDQCHILFIQCDICAEKYSHCCSVKCLEFEQLDATQKANLKNKLIFNGTQFSKGKYKALGKDDHLILD, encoded by the coding sequence ATGGCGGAAATTCTTTACAATAAAATCAATCGTGAAGTTCTTATTCAAAACATGCTTCAAAGTAAAGAACTTCGTACCACTTTATCCTTTTATAGATATGTAAATATCCCTAATCCGTGGTTGTTTAGAGATCATTTTTATACCATATTATCTTCTATAAATGTTTTAGGTCGAATTTATTTAGCGCATGAAGGAATAAATGGTCAAATCTCAGTTCCTACTGAACGTCTCAATGAATTTAAAAACAAACTTAATGAAATTGAATATTTAAAAAATATTCGATTGAATATAGCAATTGAAGACAATGGTAAAAGTTTTTTTAAACTTAAAATTAAAGTCAGAAACAAGATTGTTGCTGATGGCTTATCCGATTTACATTTTGATGCCTCTAAATCAGGTAAACATTTAAATGCAATAGAATTTAACGAATTGACTGATCAACTAGATACCATTGTTGTTGATATGCGAAATCATTATGAAAGCGAAGTGGGAAAATTTGAAAATGCCTTAACTCCGGATGTATCCACTTTTAGAGAAGCATTACCAACAGTTGCCGCCATACTGGAAGATAAAAAGGATCAACATATAGTAATGTATTGCACAGGTGGGATAAGATGTGAAAAAGCATCGGCATACATGAAACATCTTGGCTTTAATAATGTCTACCAGTTAGATGGTGGTATCATAGAGTATACAAACCAAATAAAATCACTTGGAATTAAAAACAAATTTATTGGTAAAAATTTTGTTTTTGATGAACGCCTAGGAGAACGAATCTCTGAAACCATTATTAGTACTTGCCATCAATGTGGTAACCCTAGCGATCGTCATGTAAATTGTTTAAATGATCAATGCCATATTCTATTTATCCAATGTGATATTTGTGCAGAAAAATATAGTCATTGTTGCTCTGTAAAGTGTTTGGAATTTGAACAGTTAGATGCTACACAAAAAGCAAACTTAAAAAATAAATTAATATTCAATGGCACCCAATTTTCAAAAGGAAAATATAAAGCCTTAGGAAAGGATGACCACTTGATATTAGATTAA
- the htpG gene encoding molecular chaperone HtpG, which produces MQSGKISVQSENIFPIIKKFLYSEQEIFLRELISNAVDATTKLKTLSNRGEVKGELTNLNIEIISDTEAKTLTIRDRGIGMTEEEVNKYLNQVAFSSAQEFMDKYKDEASIIGHFGLGFYSAFMVSDKVEVVTKSYKENSVGVKWTCNGETDYTIENVEKTERGTDIILFLNEECQTYLENQRLATLLEKFCKFLPIPIQLGTTKEKIKEGEVEQEIEIPNIINNPNPLWKKSPAEISDQEYKDFYNELYPYAGDPMFWIHLNIDYPFNLTGILYFPKIKNQFEIQKNKIHLYCNQVFVTDDVKEIVPEFLMLLHGVIDSPDIPLNVSRSYLQTDSNVRKITGYITKKVAEKLGDLFKNDRVDFEKKWEDIGTFIKYGIISDEKFAEKAISYALIKNVDNHFFTLEEFKEKTKTLQVDKNNRHIALYTNDLKKYYSAQEQCKERSYEVLVLDHIIDNHFIQHLEYKFELSFKRIDSDSVDLLIERDEKIESVLSEDDQNKLKELFKGIQLNKAQDTQIKALSPNDPPVQLVRPEFMRRMSEMQQMMHMMKGDGEDLFKESYTAIVNSNNPLVAKKLIDSKTEEEKSEMASYLFQLALLEQHMLNGNDLTQFIKQRLSQL; this is translated from the coding sequence ATGCAATCAGGTAAAATTTCAGTACAGTCAGAAAATATTTTTCCAATTATTAAAAAATTTCTTTATTCTGAACAAGAAATATTTCTAAGAGAGTTAATTTCCAATGCAGTGGATGCCACTACAAAACTCAAAACCCTTTCCAATAGAGGTGAAGTCAAGGGTGAATTGACCAATTTAAACATTGAAATTATCTCGGACACTGAAGCTAAAACATTGACAATTCGTGACCGGGGGATTGGAATGACTGAAGAGGAAGTAAACAAATATTTAAACCAGGTTGCTTTTTCTTCTGCACAAGAATTCATGGATAAATATAAAGATGAGGCTAGTATCATTGGACATTTCGGTTTGGGTTTTTACTCTGCCTTTATGGTATCAGATAAGGTAGAAGTTGTAACTAAATCGTATAAGGAAAATAGTGTTGGGGTAAAGTGGACCTGTAATGGAGAAACGGATTATACTATTGAAAATGTGGAAAAAACGGAACGAGGTACAGATATCATTTTATTCTTAAACGAAGAATGTCAAACGTATTTAGAAAATCAACGGTTGGCAACTTTACTTGAAAAATTTTGTAAATTTTTACCAATACCTATTCAACTTGGAACTACTAAAGAAAAAATAAAAGAAGGCGAGGTAGAACAAGAAATTGAAATTCCAAATATTATTAACAATCCTAATCCACTTTGGAAAAAATCACCAGCTGAAATTTCGGATCAGGAATACAAGGATTTTTATAATGAGTTATATCCATATGCTGGAGATCCGATGTTCTGGATTCATTTAAATATAGATTATCCTTTTAATTTGACAGGAATATTATATTTTCCTAAAATTAAAAATCAATTTGAAATTCAAAAAAATAAAATTCATTTATATTGTAATCAAGTTTTTGTAACTGATGATGTCAAGGAGATCGTACCAGAATTTTTGATGTTGCTCCATGGTGTAATTGACTCACCAGATATTCCTTTGAATGTATCAAGATCCTATTTACAAACCGATTCAAATGTTCGAAAAATTACTGGATACATTACTAAGAAAGTCGCAGAAAAATTAGGTGATTTATTCAAGAATGATAGAGTTGATTTTGAAAAAAAATGGGAAGATATCGGTACGTTTATTAAATATGGAATTATATCTGATGAAAAATTTGCAGAAAAAGCCATTTCATATGCATTAATAAAAAATGTTGATAATCATTTTTTTACCTTAGAAGAGTTCAAAGAAAAAACTAAAACACTTCAAGTAGATAAAAATAACCGACATATTGCTCTTTATACCAATGACCTTAAAAAATATTATTCTGCGCAAGAACAATGTAAAGAAAGATCCTATGAAGTTCTTGTTTTAGATCATATTATTGATAATCATTTCATTCAACATTTGGAGTATAAGTTTGAATTATCCTTCAAGCGAATTGATTCTGATTCTGTTGATTTACTCATTGAGAGAGACGAAAAAATAGAATCGGTTTTATCTGAAGATGACCAAAACAAACTTAAAGAATTATTTAAAGGAATACAATTGAATAAAGCCCAGGATACACAAATTAAAGCCTTGTCACCAAACGACCCACCCGTTCAATTGGTACGCCCCGAATTTATGCGAAGAATGTCTGAGATGCAGCAAATGATGCACATGATGAAGGGAGATGGTGAAGATTTGTTTAAAGAAAGTTATACTGCCATAGTGAATTCAAATAACCCATTGGTAGCCAAGAAATTAATAGATAGTAAAACTGAAGAAGAGAAAAGTGAAATGGCTTCTTATTTATTTCAATTGGCATTATTGGAACAGCACATGTTAAATGGAAACGATTTAACTCAATTTATCAAACAACGATTGAGCCAATTGTAA